Genomic window (Shewanella psychropiezotolerans):
CAGATTGGTTGTCTTTTAATGGACAAGAAATGGCTGATAGTGATTTTATGACTGAGCGTGAGTCAGTCATCACTGATGAAGGGCGTTTTGAATTTTGAAAAAAACTACTTATATGTTGGACACCTGTATTTGCAGTTTCATTATGCGTGAGCAGCCTTTAAGTGTGCTTCAGCAACTGCAAAATGCAGTCAGTAGGCAAAATCGAATCGTTATATCGGTGATCACTTATGCTGAAATGCGATTCGGCACTATAGGTAAGAAAGCATCGCCTAAGCATACAATTCTTGTGGATGAGTTTTTAAAGCGTGTTGATGAAGTGCTTCCTTGGGATGTGAAAGCCGTAGACGCTACGACGGAAGTAAAACGTCAATTGATCTCAAAAGGTACACAGATAGGGCCGAATGATACAGCAATAGCAGGTCATGCTATTGCTTCTGGTTGTATTTTAGTGACTAACAATGTTCGTGAATTCAGACGTGTTGATTCATTAATTTATGAAGATTGGGCACATTGAGTATAAGTCTGTAATCATTGGTATTTAGGGTAGAAATTATGAACATGGTAGAGTGAGAGTCGGGTCAAAATGGATCGAAGTCTTTCAAGTTCGAAAACACCTGGGGGCAATGGTTCTGCTCACCAAGTAGTGGTTAACTTTAGTTCGGCGGGAAAGGCATCCTTTATTATCTGTGGTGTCCACTATGATTGTAATGCATCAGATTGTACTGGTCTGATAAAACCGGTGTTTTTCAAGGTAGTTGGCACTCTTCGCTTAAATTTTATGCTACTTTTTGCTTCTCTTCATCGGGCTCTTTATCTGGGTTCAACATTACCGCGCCGATAGGTTCACAATTCCTTATTCCGTTAGGCCAACGCATTGGATTTCTCTCTTGCGCAGCTTCAAGTACGGTTTTTCGATTGGACAAAATATCCCTATCTTGCATCGCATGCCGTTTGCCTGGAGAGACAAAATTGAGCTTGCTATGCTTATGCTCGTCATTATACCAAGTGACAAATTCTTCCACCCATTCACGAGCCTCTATTAAGCTATTAAAGCCTTTAGTAGGCCATTGTGGCCGGTACTTTAGCGTCCTAAATAATGACTCAGAATAAGGGTTATCATTACTCACACTCGGCCTGCTCAGTGAAGCCGTTACACCCAACTCCTCTAGCTTAGCTTTCATTGTCAGACACTTCATTGGCGCACCATTATCCGAGTGCAAAACCAGTGGCTGGTTAAAGCATTGTTCGCGTAGCATGTTTCGTTGCATTAGCTGGGCGGCAAGCTCACCACACTCCCGTTCATGGACTTCATATCCAACAATTTTACGGCTGTAAATATCTTCAAACATATACAGATAATAAAACTGACCTTTGATGACTGAGGCGCAATAAGTGATATCCCAAGACCAAATTTCATTTGGGCCTTTAGCCTGATAGGCCTCTGGTTTACTCCTTGCCGTGACCTGTCGACTACGGCCACGATGATTGACCTGTTCGTTGGCTTTCAGCACACGATAATATGTTGATTCAGAAGCGATATACACACCTTCATCTAATAGCGTTGGCACTATTTTCGATGGTGGCAAGCTGGAAAACCTTGGCTCATTGCACACATCTAATACTTGCTGACATTCGTGTTTTGTCAGCTTATTGGTAGGCTCAGGCCTCACTGCGCTGGCTCGTCGGTCAGCCTGTACTGTGCCTGCACGATACTAACGACGATAAGTCCGCTTACTCAGTAAGGCGACTTCACACGCTTTATCCAGCCTGGCACCGCTATGGTGAGCCTCTCGAATTAACTCGACTAATTTAACCCGCTCTGTTAGCTCTCCTCGTTGTCGTCTCCTCACAAGGCATTGAGCTTTTTTCTGAGCACCAATAACGCTGCGGTTTCAGCTAGCGCCTTATTTTTATATCGCAGCTCTCGTTTCAACGATTTTATCTAGGATTTATCTGCTTTAGCCTGAATTTTTATCTCTTTAGCTTGAGATTTACTCGACTGAAAACCACCTAAAAAATCTTGTTTCCACTCAAGAACTTGCTCTCTATATAAGCCCTTTTCTCGACAGT
Coding sequences:
- a CDS encoding type II toxin-antitoxin system VapC family toxin, which codes for MKKTTYMLDTCICSFIMREQPLSVLQQLQNAVSRQNRIVISVITYAEMRFGTIGKKASPKHTILVDEFLKRVDEVLPWDVKAVDATTEVKRQLISKGTQIGPNDTAIAGHAIASGCILVTNNVREFRRVDSLIYEDWAH